The stretch of DNA GGTTTATCTCTTCGTAATGGTGATAGGCGGGCCAAATCGTGAGTGACTTCAATGCCACCTCAACCGGAATGCATTGGCTGGCCCCGAGGATATCGCCGCTGCGGGTGCGGCGGGTCACCACAGAAGACAGGATACGGATCGCGTTAGGAAGTGCTACTGGGGCGTCATGGTGCTGAGAGAAAATCATATCTCGGCGAAGAGCCGAACGAGCCGGGCTGATCCGCTCAGCGCGCTCCGCTCCAAGCACCGAGTCCCGGTGCCAGTCGCCCCAGTAGAAGCAGTGCATGCCGAACATCGAGGGGATCACGCCACACTCCTTCATCAAGTCGAGTTGATCCTCGCGAACAGTCTGGCAGTGGATCATCACGTCCCGGCGGTCGTTGCCGGGGCCGAACTTCGCGCGTGCGTCCTTGATCGCCCCCAGCATCATGTCGCCGGCGGCGTCACCGTTGCAATGGACGAGGAACTGCCAGCCCTTCTCGTAGCACAGGGCGATCTTGCGGTTCGCGTCCTCGACGGGCATGGCGGGATAGCCGCGGAAACTGGCCGGTTGACCATGCGGCGGCATGAAATACGGCTGCGTCAAGAATGCGGTCTTACCCTGCGGCGAACCATCCAGACTGATTTTTACCCCAGCGATACGATACCCGCCCTTCAGGTTTTTGGCATACCACGGGGTGTCCAGACCGAAGGGCTTTTCGCTGAACGAGATGTCCGGGTAGCTGATCACGTCGATGAGCAACTTCCCCTTCTCGGCCAGTCGCATCCATGACTTGTCAATCAGTTCGATGGATCGCCCCTCCTCGGCCATGGTGTACCCATGGGCGGCGTACATCTTCATCCCGGCCTGAGCCAAGCCATCCAGTTCGGCCTCGCCCATTTTGGGCATCACCTTCATCAGCGCGGTGAGGTGGATCGTCTCTTCGAGTACGCCGTCCGGCGTCTTGCCGTCCATCTCGCGGCGGATCACCCCGCCCGTCGGGTTCTTACTTTCGGCGGAAATGCCGGCGATTTCCAGCGCCTTCGTGTTGCACGCGCCCAAGTGGCCGGACTGGTGGATGCAGTAGACCGGTAGGTCTTTCGACACCTCGTCCAAGTCGTGCCGGGTGGGGTGCCGCTGCTCCTTCAGTTGGGCGTCGTCGTACCCAAACCCGAGGATGATCTTGAACTTCTTTGAGGTCTCGGTGGCCGCCCATTTCTTCAGTTCGGCTTGCAGGCTGGGGATGTCCTTAACCGTGTGGTCAGGCGGGGGTAGCAGGTTGGCCGAGACCGCCTGGAGGCCGCAGTTGAAGACGTGCCCGTGGCCGTCGACAAATCCCGGCAACAGACACCGGCCACCCAGGTGAATCAGTTTGGTATTGTCGTCCTTGAGCCTGAGCACCTCCGCTGTCTTGCCGACGGCGATGATCTTGCTCCCTTTGATGGCCACCGCTTCGGCGGTCGGGTTCTTGTCGTCGATGGTCACGATTTCGCCACCATGGTAGATCGTGTCAGCCGATTGTCCCCAAGCGATTCCAGCGGTTGTCACTAGACACAACATCAACAAACAGGTTTTCGTCATTAGACCCTTTCTGGACGCGTTCTTATCCTTCAAATTCCGAAAAACGCCCCGCCATCGATCCATGTGATGGCCTAAGCCATAACACAGGACTCTCCCACAACCGTGCCCTTACTCAGCAGAGGCCGCTTGATGCCATACGCGGCAAGCTGTCAATTCAGTACGATATTATGGCCAATAGGGCGTTCATGTACAGCAGCATCTCATCAAGGACCGCCTGAGAGCCAGTCCTGATCGATCTTACTGACCGTCCAAATCGGGCAGCGAGTCCAGCTTGCCGCCTCAAATGTCGTTTGTAAGGATTGAGTCTGGTGCTTGAACCGATTCGTCCATAAAGTTGGCCATACACTCGATGCGGCCATTCGGGGCGAACGACTTCGGTGACTTTCAAGATGTTTCCTACGATCGTTCAGACATAATCGCTTTTAATGAGCCGGGTAAAATTTGAACAGACGTTCTGTAACCTTGACGATACCAGAAACAGAATGAGATGAGTTGTGGCGACTTCACAGTCACGGACTCAGGTCAGAAAAGTTCTATTCGCGTTCTCGTTCCTCGACTTTGATGTCCTCTTGTCTTGTATGCCGTATAGCGAGCAGGGCCGGAGGATTCTGAATTTTCTATGGGGTTTACGGGGATTCCCAGTCGAAGAGCCCGAATCCAAAAAATCGGTCTTTGATTCGATTGCAAAAATCAGGCTCTGTTGGGGTTAGGGAATAGAACCTCCAACAAGAAGTTCTACGCAGGTCGCTGCCGTCGAGCGATTCGATGCCAGCGTGAGCGGCCACCCTTGAGCAACGGCTCCCTGCACAACCAGCCTTTCTGCCGCGCTTGTGGAACATCGCCCAAAACGGCATACTATATTCTCTTGCAATAAGTATGCATTTCAGTTGGTGTTGAAATGGTGTGGTTTACTTTCAACGAGATCTTTTCAGGGTTTTTCCCAAAGGATTCCACGATGATTCGACAGGCTCATGAATTCGACGTGGTCGTGATTGGAGCAGGGCCAGCAGGGATCGGGGTTGGTTGTGTGCTCAGGGCGCTTGGCTTGCAGAACTTTGTCGTATTCGACAAGCACGAAGTCGGCGCCAGTTTTCAACGCTGGCCTCGGGAGATGCGACTGATAACTCCATCATTTCCCAGTAACGCTTATGGATTTCCTGACCTCAATGCTATTACCGCCGATACTTCTCCCGGGTACACACTTGAGACCGAACACCCAACGGGTCGTCAATACGCACGTTATCTGCGTCGTGTTGTGAAGGAGTTCAACGTCCCGGTGCAAACCGGAGTCGATGTCACCGAAATTCGATCGATCACTGACGGCTTCGAGATCATGACTCATGCTGGTACGAGGACAGCAAAATACGTCATCTGGGCTGCTGGCGAGTTTCAGTATCCGATAGTCGATCCTTTTCCCGGTGCTGAGTATTGCCGGCATACAGCAACCGTTTCCAGCTGGAGAGATGTCGCTGGTGATGAGTTCCTGATCATTGGCGGCTACGAAAGTGGGATCGATGCAGCTACAGCGCTATGTCGATTGGGAAAGACGGTAACGGTTCTCGATCGCCGGTCCATTTCGTCGTCTGTGACATCTGATCCAAGTGTTGCACTCTCTCCTTTTACTCAAGCTCGTCTGCGACAGGCCGATCGAACGGGGCGGCTGTCAGTACTGGAAAACTTCAAGGTGATGCAGGTTCAACGCGAGGGTGAAGAGTTTCTGGTGATTGGGAGGCAGCGTCAGAAGAAGCAAACTGTCTTTCGCACAAAGGTTCCACCCCTTCTGGCGACAGGTTTTGCTGGCAGTCTCTCTTTAGTTGAGTCTCATTTTGCAAGAGATGAAGGCGGCGTACTCCAACTTTCGTCTGACGATGAGTCAACGATTACGCCAGGGCTGTTTCTATGCGGACCAATGGTGCGGCATGGAGCGATCATCATGTGCTTCATCTACAAGTACCGACAGCGATTTGCAGTTGTCGCGAATGCGATTGGTCAACGAATGGGGCTGGATCTCTCGCCACTGGAAGTTTATCGCAAAAAGCAGATGTTTCTGGATGACTTGTCATGCTGCCTCGATGAATGTGCCTGTTGAGCATGCGCTGTTGCAATCAGTGAAAGTTCCCACTGAAACCTTCCGTTTTTATTTAGCAGGGATCCATCGTGACGATAACAATAGCTCTAGAACGTCAAACAGTGCTTCTGGCAGGTCGAGAAAGTGTGGGGAAAAGCCAGCTGGCAGCTGCGTGGGCAAAGCAGCCAGCCCGTTCGGCAAACTTTCGTGGCTCAACTGTTCACATCGAACACTACCGTACTGAGCGATTCGATCTGGTTGATACTCCGGGAATTCTTAGAACCTCCGACAGCGAGACGACTCGTCTGACTATACAGGAAATGGACCAGCACGAAACCGTGCTTCTCGTTGTACAGGCAACCTGTCTCGACGAGGACTTAGCCGAGATGCTGCCATTATTGAAAGGGAAGCGAGGCGCGGTCGCTGTCACATTCTGGGATAAAGTACAACCGGGAGAGGCCTCGCAAGAGGCTCTTGAACGTCTGGAAAGGGAGACCAGGCTACGATTCATTGCTATGAATGCTCGGATGCCAGCAACAGAACAACTACGCGAACTCGAGGAAGCCATCGAGCATTCACAGGCTTTTCCTGAGAAACCACCAAAGTCAAAAACTGGATGGCGCATTGAGCCTAGACCGGGGATTCTGGAAGGACGATTCGGGGCAGTTTTTTGCCTGATACTACTTCTGATTCCAGCCCTTCTGACAATATTTGGTGCGAATCGACTGGCCGACTTTCTGCATCCACTGGTGGCTCAAGCAATCCAACCAGCTATTGAGTGGGTCAATGCCAGTTTTCCCGCATGGCTGGCAGCCCCATTGACTGCCGAATATGACGACTTTGGCTATGGTTTGCTCAATATGGGGCCTTTTTTGCTCCTGTGGGCGTTTCCGACCGTTGTGCTGTTCGCAGTAATTAGCGCGATCTACAAAACGACAGGACTGATTGAACGGATCAATGTCACTTTGCATCCTTTAGTTCGCCCACTGGGCTTAAGTGGCAGAGACCTGGTGCGAGTTCTAGTAGGATTCGGCTGCAATGTGCCCGCGGTGATCAGTACTCGAGCATGCTCCTCCTGTTCGCGGGGGAATGCAATCTCGGCGATCTCTTTTGGGGCAGCCTGCAGTTATCAACTGCCCGCGACGCTGGCAGTTCTCTCTGCAGGTGCAGTCGCTAATGGAACGAATCCATTATGGCCCATGTTTGGCTATTTCGCCTATCTACTCGTAACCACGATGATTTATCTGAGGCTGACATCAACTTCTGTTTCGAGAGATCGCCTGAACATGCTGATGCATTTCCAGCGACCATTCCTGCAATGGCCGTCGTGGGCGGCGATTTATCGCGAAATCCGAGGGACTTTGGAACAGTTCCTATTTCAGGCCATGCCGATTTTCGTCGTGATCTGTGGAGTGACATCATTACTTGCGTACAGTGGAGCGATTGCGGTTCTTTCAGCGGTACTCTCACCAATCATGACCATCTTTAATCTGCCAGCTTCAGCATCAGTCGCTATGGTCATGGCAAGCATTCGCAAGGATGGAATATTCCTGCTGACACCGTTGGAGGGTACTGCCACTCCCATGACAACGCTCCAGTTTCTTACTGCCGTGTATCTTGCAGGAGTATTGCTTCCTTGTCTCGTCACTGCATTGCAGATTTCGCGAGAGATGGGCTGGCAGTTTGCCGTGAAAATGATGGCTCGTCAGGCGATCTTCGCTTCTCTTTTCGCCGCACTTCTGGGATGGATCGGTGCCTTTGGGAACTGATTTCGTCACTCAGTAAAGACATACTGAGTGACTGATGGTGTCGCTATTTCAAGCGAAGATTTCGCGTGCAACTTAACCGGCGACGTCAGTCAAACGGAACTCTCTTCCTCCGTATTCGTAGGTAAGAGATTCGTGGTCAAGACAAGGTGGCCAAGACATCGCTTCGCACGCCTTGTTAACACCATTCACGAGAAGTTAGTCATGAATGTAAACTCTTGCAGATCTCTAAACCCTGGTCATAATTTGTTGCTCTTTGACTACCCTAGAAGAAGTTTCTTGTCCCCTCTGCAGGGGCTGAAACTGTTTTTTGAGCCGGATGTTCGCTTTCATTTTCGAAAATCCATGGCTATATTGCCATGCAACCATGAACAACGAGCAGCAAATCAAGTACGAAGCCCGGGCGAAGATCGCGAAGGCGCTGGCACATCCTGCCAGATTGTTCATGCTCGACTGGATGCATGATCGCGAATGTTCCGTCTCCGAACTCACCGCTGAACTAGAACTTGATCAATCGACGGTTTCCAAACATCTGGCTGTGCTGCGCGAAGCAGGGATTGTTTCAGTACGCAAAGCGGGAACAACGTCCTTCTACCGCGTCAGCTGTGGTTGTCTCGATGGGTTCTTCACCTGCCTGGAAAACGTGCTCAAGTGCGACATCACCAAGCGACAACAAAGCCTCGCTGAGGATTCAACCTCATGAGCACACGAAGCTATGTTGCTGAAGCGATCGGCACTTTCACCCTGGTATTTGCCGGAGCAGGGGCGATCGTGGTTAACGATCTCAGTGGCGGTGTCATTACTCATCCCGGGATTGCCTTAACTTTCGGCCTGGTCGTCATGGCCATGATCTACGCCCTGGGTGATATTTCTGGAGCCCACCTGAACCCCGCCGTGACGCTGGGTTTCTGGCTTGCACGGCGACTGCCAGCACGCCAATTGGTACCTTATATCGGCAGCCAGATATTGGGTGCTGTGATTGCAGCCAGCCTGTTACGAATGCTCTTCCTCTACCATCCCACTTTGGGTGCAACGTTGCCGGTCTATTTCTGGTGGCAGGCTCTGATTATGGAAATCATTCTCACCGCCATATTGATGTTTGTCATTTTGTGTGTCTCCACGGGGGCTCGCGAAAAAGGTGTGATGGCAGGAGCAGCCATTGGTGCAGTGGTCGCGTTTGAAGCCATGTTCGGCGGCCCGATCTCAGGGGCTTCGATGAATCCGGCACGCTCACTCGGGCCAGCCGTTGTCAGCGGAAATCTCGCCTCATTGTGGATTTATATGTTGGCACCATGCATCGGATCAGCGTTCGCTGTCTTGAGTTTTCAGCAATTACACCAGGAAATTTCCATACCTGCCAATTCACAAGACGAACTCCAAACCAATAACTCCACAACAGACAGGCTCGAATCATGAAACGCGTACTCATTCTTTGCACGGGAAACTCCTGTCGCTCGCAAATGGCCGAAGGTTTATGGAACTCTCTGGGTCAGCCGACATGGGAAGCGGTCTCGGCAGGCTCACGTCCTGCTGGCTACGTTCATCCGCTGGCCGTGCGAGCCATGGGAGAACTGGGGATCGATATTTCGAACCTCGTGAGTAAGTCGGTCGCGCCCTATCAGAATGAGAACTTCGATCTGGTGGTCACCGTGTGCGATAACGCCAAAGAGGATTGCCCTGTGTTCCCGGGAGCGAAACTCACGCTGCATTGGCCATTTGAGGACCCGGCCCATGCCGAAGGGAACGACGAGGAAAAGATGGTCATGTTCCGCCGTGTGCGTGATGAAATCCGTGATACCATCAGTGGCTATCTCGCAAGTGGGACGTAATCAAGATTTCTGAAAAATCGTGATCACGACGTAATCGCTGGACAATTCAGGCGGATCCTTGAAATCCATGGCGAATCGAGGGCCCGTCAAGCATGCTGGCTCGGAGCCCCGCAAGCATGGAACGCCAAGTCGTGTTAAATTCTGGAATCAGCATCACGAATCAGAACCACATTCAAAACAACAGAAAGAGCACGCTCTATCGTGGCAGATCGTTGGGATATCTTCTGCCGGGTGATTGATAATTATGGCGATATTGGTGTGTGCTGGCGTTTGGCTCGACAGCTGCATTATGAACTGGGGATTCGCGTCAGGCTCTGGGTCGATCGACTCGAGGTGCTGACTCACCTGTGCCCACAAGTCCAGATGAACCAGGGGTGTCAGCAGGTGGATGGTATCGAAATCTGCCAATGGGAGAGCTGTTCAGAAGAAACTCTGACCGCTCGAGTGGTCATTGAAGCTTTTGCCTGTGAGATTCCCAGCTGTTACCAAAGATCACTCCTTTCACTCCACGAGTCAGAGCCAAATCCTCCTGTGGTGTGGATTAATCTGGAATATCTCAGTGCCGAGGATTGGGTTTCTGAGTGCCATGGGCTGGCAACTCCAGGTTCTTCGACCAGCCTGAGGAAGTATTTCTTCTTCCCGGGCTTTACGACCGAAACGGGGGGATTGCTTAAGGAAGCTGGTCTGAGGGAGCAAGTCCGTCGCTATCAGCAGGAGTTCACATCTCAAGTTTCTCAGGCGACGCCAGAACTGTGGGCTCGACTGGTTGGGAAATCAGGGGATAACCCTCTTCCTGAATCTCACGAAATGCCCGGTGAACTGCGAGTTTCCTTATTCTGTTATCTGAATCCACTGATTCCCCAGCTTCTCGATTACTGGTCATCCAGAAGTGCTCCCACGAGTCTGTTTGTCACCCAGGGATTAGCGACCAATCAGGTTGCCGAGTGGTGTGGGCATCCCCTCAAAGCGGGCGATCGACTGCAAATTGGTGCACTTGAGCTTTTGATTTTGCCCTTTCTGCCACCCCCGGCTTACGACGAACTGCTCTGGAGTTGTGATTTCAATTTTGTGCGGGGGGAAGACTCTTTTGTTCGTGCTCAATGGGCCAACCGCCCTCTGATCTGGCAGATTTATCCGCAGGAAGACTCTGCTCACCACAAGAAGCTCGAAGCCTTTCTGAGCCTGTATTTAAGGGGTATTTGCAATCTTGAGGCAGTTTCCGAGTTCTGGCGTCTTTGGAATCACA from Planctopirus ephydatiae encodes:
- a CDS encoding arsenate reductase ArsC, with protein sequence MKRVLILCTGNSCRSQMAEGLWNSLGQPTWEAVSAGSRPAGYVHPLAVRAMGELGIDISNLVSKSVAPYQNENFDLVVTVCDNAKEDCPVFPGAKLTLHWPFEDPAHAEGNDEEKMVMFRRVRDEIRDTISGYLASGT
- a CDS encoding nucleoside recognition domain-containing protein; translation: MTITIALERQTVLLAGRESVGKSQLAAAWAKQPARSANFRGSTVHIEHYRTERFDLVDTPGILRTSDSETTRLTIQEMDQHETVLLVVQATCLDEDLAEMLPLLKGKRGAVAVTFWDKVQPGEASQEALERLERETRLRFIAMNARMPATEQLRELEEAIEHSQAFPEKPPKSKTGWRIEPRPGILEGRFGAVFCLILLLIPALLTIFGANRLADFLHPLVAQAIQPAIEWVNASFPAWLAAPLTAEYDDFGYGLLNMGPFLLLWAFPTVVLFAVISAIYKTTGLIERINVTLHPLVRPLGLSGRDLVRVLVGFGCNVPAVISTRACSSCSRGNAISAISFGAACSYQLPATLAVLSAGAVANGTNPLWPMFGYFAYLLVTTMIYLRLTSTSVSRDRLNMLMHFQRPFLQWPSWAAIYREIRGTLEQFLFQAMPIFVVICGVTSLLAYSGAIAVLSAVLSPIMTIFNLPASASVAMVMASIRKDGIFLLTPLEGTATPMTTLQFLTAVYLAGVLLPCLVTALQISREMGWQFAVKMMARQAIFASLFAALLGWIGAFGN
- a CDS encoding MIP/aquaporin family protein, which encodes MSTRSYVAEAIGTFTLVFAGAGAIVVNDLSGGVITHPGIALTFGLVVMAMIYALGDISGAHLNPAVTLGFWLARRLPARQLVPYIGSQILGAVIAASLLRMLFLYHPTLGATLPVYFWWQALIMEIILTAILMFVILCVSTGAREKGVMAGAAIGAVVAFEAMFGGPISGASMNPARSLGPAVVSGNLASLWIYMLAPCIGSAFAVLSFQQLHQEISIPANSQDELQTNNSTTDRLES
- a CDS encoding amidohydrolase; the protein is MTIDDKNPTAEAVAIKGSKIIAVGKTAEVLRLKDDNTKLIHLGGRCLLPGFVDGHGHVFNCGLQAVSANLLPPPDHTVKDIPSLQAELKKWAATETSKKFKIILGFGYDDAQLKEQRHPTRHDLDEVSKDLPVYCIHQSGHLGACNTKALEIAGISAESKNPTGGVIRREMDGKTPDGVLEETIHLTALMKVMPKMGEAELDGLAQAGMKMYAAHGYTMAEEGRSIELIDKSWMRLAEKGKLLIDVISYPDISFSEKPFGLDTPWYAKNLKGGYRIAGVKISLDGSPQGKTAFLTQPYFMPPHGQPASFRGYPAMPVEDANRKIALCYEKGWQFLVHCNGDAAGDMMLGAIKDARAKFGPGNDRRDVMIHCQTVREDQLDLMKECGVIPSMFGMHCFYWGDWHRDSVLGAERAERISPARSALRRDMIFSQHHDAPVALPNAIRILSSVVTRRTRSGDILGASQCIPVEVALKSLTIWPAYHHYEEINRGSIEVGKLADFVVLDKNPHKVPILSLSDLKVKETIKDGKTIYVAE
- a CDS encoding NAD(P)/FAD-dependent oxidoreductase: MIRQAHEFDVVVIGAGPAGIGVGCVLRALGLQNFVVFDKHEVGASFQRWPREMRLITPSFPSNAYGFPDLNAITADTSPGYTLETEHPTGRQYARYLRRVVKEFNVPVQTGVDVTEIRSITDGFEIMTHAGTRTAKYVIWAAGEFQYPIVDPFPGAEYCRHTATVSSWRDVAGDEFLIIGGYESGIDAATALCRLGKTVTVLDRRSISSSVTSDPSVALSPFTQARLRQADRTGRLSVLENFKVMQVQREGEEFLVIGRQRQKKQTVFRTKVPPLLATGFAGSLSLVESHFARDEGGVLQLSSDDESTITPGLFLCGPMVRHGAIIMCFIYKYRQRFAVVANAIGQRMGLDLSPLEVYRKKQMFLDDLSCCLDECAC
- the earP gene encoding elongation factor P maturation arginine rhamnosyltransferase EarP encodes the protein MADRWDIFCRVIDNYGDIGVCWRLARQLHYELGIRVRLWVDRLEVLTHLCPQVQMNQGCQQVDGIEICQWESCSEETLTARVVIEAFACEIPSCYQRSLLSLHESEPNPPVVWINLEYLSAEDWVSECHGLATPGSSTSLRKYFFFPGFTTETGGLLKEAGLREQVRRYQQEFTSQVSQATPELWARLVGKSGDNPLPESHEMPGELRVSLFCYLNPLIPQLLDYWSSRSAPTSLFVTQGLATNQVAEWCGHPLKAGDRLQIGALELLILPFLPPPAYDELLWSCDFNFVRGEDSFVRAQWANRPLIWQIYPQEDSAHHKKLEAFLSLYLRGICNLEAVSEFWRLWNHIPPDRSWAHASGIEDAWEKLLHFRQEWNRHSQEWADRLDRKGNLANNLQMFVRKIREETSRS
- a CDS encoding ArsR/SmtB family transcription factor, with amino-acid sequence MNNEQQIKYEARAKIAKALAHPARLFMLDWMHDRECSVSELTAELELDQSTVSKHLAVLREAGIVSVRKAGTTSFYRVSCGCLDGFFTCLENVLKCDITKRQQSLAEDSTS